A portion of the Streptomyces sp. YPW6 genome contains these proteins:
- a CDS encoding GNAT family N-acetyltransferase → MLDNVSGSTVIRRYAAADENAAMDVWSRAGGPAHPFIPGEGGGERARKMREIYLVHAENWVVETDGRVVALLGLLDAEIGGLFVAPEAQGTGVGRRLVEHAAALHGSLTLEVYEKNTGARGFYARMGFVEESRRVDEEYDEVMVRLTRRAPENHA, encoded by the coding sequence ATGCTCGACAACGTATCCGGAAGCACCGTGATCCGCCGCTACGCCGCCGCGGACGAGAACGCGGCGATGGACGTCTGGTCCCGTGCCGGCGGTCCGGCCCACCCCTTCATCCCCGGCGAGGGCGGGGGTGAGCGCGCCCGCAAGATGCGCGAGATCTACCTCGTCCACGCCGAGAACTGGGTCGTCGAGACGGACGGCCGGGTGGTGGCCCTGCTGGGACTCCTGGACGCCGAGATCGGCGGCCTCTTCGTGGCCCCGGAGGCACAGGGCACCGGGGTGGGGCGGCGCCTGGTCGAGCACGCGGCGGCGCTGCACGGCTCATTGACCCTTGAGGTGTACGAGAAGAACACGGGGGCTCGCGGCTTCTACGCGCGGATGGGTTTCGTGGAGGAGAGCCGCCGCGTCGACGAGGAGTACGACGAGGTGATGGTGAGGCTCACCCGGCGGGCTCCGGAGAACCACGCCTGA
- a CDS encoding cold-shock protein: MATGTVKWFNSEKGFGFIEQDGGGADVFAHYSNINASGFRELQEGQKVSFDVTQGQKGPQAENITPA, encoded by the coding sequence ATGGCCACCGGCACCGTGAAGTGGTTCAACTCGGAAAAGGGCTTCGGCTTCATCGAGCAGGACGGCGGCGGCGCCGACGTCTTCGCCCACTACTCCAACATCAACGCCTCCGGCTTCCGTGAGCTGCAGGAGGGCCAGAAGGTCTCCTTCGACGTCACGCAGGGCCAGAAGGGCCCGCAGGCCGAGAACATCACCCCGGCCTGA
- a CDS encoding HutD family protein: protein MTPRILRAADLTPAPWKNGGGLTREIATGPGGAGADAFDWRVSLADVTADGPFSAFPGVDRILTVVEGAGMDLVVGGEHHIVDEPLWPHGFPGDLPTEGFLLGGPVVNLNVMYRRARTRAETAVVCGTVRLLPPEGGAVLAVSLDDGTELEGGGGGGVRLDRYDAVLAAGESPGVLRTMGHAVLTTFSRT from the coding sequence GTGACCCCGCGCATCCTGCGCGCCGCCGACCTGACCCCCGCCCCCTGGAAGAACGGCGGCGGGCTCACCCGGGAGATCGCCACCGGCCCCGGGGGCGCGGGGGCCGACGCCTTCGACTGGCGCGTCAGCCTCGCGGACGTCACCGCCGACGGGCCGTTCTCCGCCTTCCCCGGGGTGGACCGCATCCTCACCGTGGTCGAGGGCGCCGGCATGGACCTCGTCGTCGGGGGCGAGCACCACATCGTGGACGAGCCCCTGTGGCCGCACGGCTTCCCCGGCGACCTGCCCACCGAGGGCTTCCTGCTGGGCGGCCCCGTCGTCAACCTCAACGTCATGTACCGCCGGGCCCGTACGCGGGCGGAGACCGCGGTCGTCTGCGGCACCGTCCGCCTGCTGCCGCCGGAGGGCGGCGCGGTGCTCGCCGTCTCCCTCGACGACGGCACGGAGCTGGAGGGCGGGGGCGGCGGCGGTGTCCGGCTGGACCGCTACGACGCCGTGCTGGCGGCCGGGGAGTCGCCCGGAGTCCTGCGGACGATGGGCCATGCGGTGCTGACCACGTTCTCCCGCACGTGA
- a CDS encoding acetyl-CoA C-acetyltransferase, with protein sequence MSEAYIVEAVRTPVGRRGGGLGAVHPADLGAHVLKELIRRAGVDPAAVEDVVLGCLDTVGPQAGDIARTAWLAAGLPEEVPGVTVDRQCGSSQQAVHFAAQAVLSGTQDLVVAGGTQNMTQIPIAFASRQAAEPLGLTQGPYAGSEGWRARYGDAPVNQFHGAQLIAEKWGISRREMEEFALTSHRRAVRALDEGRFARETVAYGNVTADEGPRRSTTLEQMARLSPVVEGGTITAACSSQVSDGAAALLIASERAVADHGLTPRARIHHLSVRGEDPIRMLSAPIPATAYALKKSGLTLDAVDLVEINEAFAPVVLAWLRETGADPGRVNVNGGAIALGHPLGATGARLMTTLLHELERTGGRYGLQTMCEGGGQANVTIVERL encoded by the coding sequence ATGAGCGAGGCCTACATCGTCGAAGCCGTCCGCACCCCCGTCGGCCGGCGCGGAGGGGGCCTCGGGGCCGTCCACCCCGCCGACCTCGGCGCCCACGTCCTCAAGGAGCTGATCCGCCGCGCGGGCGTCGACCCGGCCGCCGTCGAGGACGTCGTCCTCGGCTGCCTCGACACCGTAGGACCGCAGGCCGGCGACATCGCCCGTACGGCATGGCTCGCCGCCGGACTGCCCGAGGAGGTTCCCGGCGTCACCGTCGACCGCCAGTGCGGCTCCTCCCAGCAGGCGGTCCACTTCGCCGCCCAGGCCGTCCTCTCCGGCACCCAGGACCTCGTCGTCGCCGGCGGCACCCAGAACATGACCCAGATCCCCATCGCCTTCGCCTCCCGGCAGGCCGCCGAACCCCTCGGCCTCACCCAGGGGCCGTACGCGGGCAGCGAAGGCTGGCGCGCCCGCTACGGCGACGCCCCCGTCAACCAGTTCCACGGCGCCCAGCTCATCGCCGAGAAGTGGGGCATCAGCCGCCGGGAGATGGAGGAGTTCGCCCTCACCTCCCACCGGCGGGCCGTCCGCGCCCTGGACGAGGGCCGCTTCGCCCGCGAGACCGTCGCGTACGGGAACGTCACCGCCGACGAGGGGCCGCGCCGCAGCACCACCCTGGAGCAGATGGCCCGGCTGTCCCCCGTCGTCGAGGGCGGCACCATCACCGCCGCCTGCTCCTCCCAGGTCTCCGACGGGGCCGCCGCCCTGCTCATCGCATCGGAGCGCGCCGTCGCCGACCACGGCCTCACGCCCCGGGCCCGCATCCACCACCTGTCCGTCCGGGGCGAGGACCCCATCCGGATGCTCTCGGCCCCGATCCCCGCCACCGCGTACGCCCTGAAGAAGTCCGGCCTCACCCTCGACGCCGTCGACCTCGTCGAGATCAACGAGGCGTTCGCCCCGGTCGTCCTCGCCTGGCTCCGGGAGACCGGCGCGGACCCCGGGCGGGTCAACGTCAACGGCGGAGCCATCGCCCTGGGCCACCCGCTCGGCGCCACCGGGGCACGGCTCATGACGACCCTGCTCCACGAACTGGAACGCACCGGCGGCCGTTACGGGCTCCAGACCATGTGCGAGGGCGGCGGACAGGCCAACGTCACCATCGTCGAGCGGCTCTGA
- a CDS encoding glutamate synthase subunit beta: MADPKGFLTTGREVAQTRPVAERVKDWNEVYVPGSLLPIISKQAGRCMDCGIPFCHNGCPLGNLIPEWNDYAYREDWTAASERLHATNNFPEFTGRLCPAPCESACVLGINQPAVTIKNVEVSIIDKAWDSGDVTPQPPERLSGKTVAVIGSGPAGLAAAQQLTRAGHTVVVYERADRIGGLLRYGIPEFKMEKSHINRRIEQMRLEGTKFRTGVEIGQDIDAAKLRRRYDAVVIAAGATVSRDLPVPGRELNGVHFAMEYLPLANKVQEGDLTVPPITAEGKHVVVIGGGDTGADCVGTAHRQGAASVTQLEIMPKPGEERNANQPWPTFPMLYKVTSAHEEGGERVYSVSTTHFEGDEDGNVAALHLVEVEFKDGKLEQKPGTERRIPAQLVTLAMGFTGTDQSNGLVQQFGLELDQRGNVARDESYATNVDGVYVAGDAGRGQSLIVWAIAEGRSAARGVDRFLTGTSALPAPIRPTDRSLLV; encoded by the coding sequence ATGGCTGACCCCAAGGGCTTCCTGACCACCGGACGCGAGGTCGCCCAGACCCGCCCCGTGGCCGAGCGCGTCAAGGACTGGAACGAGGTCTACGTTCCGGGCTCGCTGCTCCCGATCATCAGCAAGCAGGCCGGCCGCTGCATGGACTGCGGCATCCCCTTCTGCCACAACGGCTGCCCGCTCGGAAACCTCATCCCCGAGTGGAACGACTACGCCTACCGCGAGGACTGGACCGCCGCGTCCGAGCGGCTGCACGCCACGAACAACTTCCCGGAGTTCACCGGGCGGCTGTGCCCGGCGCCCTGCGAGTCCGCGTGCGTGCTCGGCATCAACCAGCCCGCCGTCACCATCAAGAACGTCGAGGTCTCCATCATCGACAAGGCGTGGGACAGCGGCGACGTCACCCCGCAGCCGCCCGAGCGCCTCTCCGGCAAGACCGTCGCGGTCATCGGCTCGGGCCCGGCGGGACTCGCCGCCGCCCAGCAGCTGACCCGGGCCGGCCACACCGTCGTCGTCTACGAGCGCGCGGACCGCATCGGGGGCCTGCTGCGCTACGGCATCCCCGAGTTCAAGATGGAGAAGTCGCACATCAACCGCCGCATCGAGCAGATGCGCCTGGAGGGCACCAAGTTCCGTACGGGGGTGGAGATCGGCCAGGACATCGACGCCGCCAAGCTCCGCCGCCGCTACGACGCCGTCGTCATCGCGGCCGGCGCCACCGTCTCCCGCGACCTGCCGGTCCCCGGCCGTGAGCTGAACGGCGTCCACTTCGCGATGGAGTACCTGCCGCTGGCCAACAAGGTGCAGGAGGGCGACCTCACCGTTCCCCCGATCACCGCCGAGGGCAAGCACGTCGTCGTCATCGGCGGCGGCGACACCGGCGCCGACTGCGTGGGCACCGCCCACCGCCAGGGCGCGGCCTCCGTCACCCAGCTGGAGATCATGCCCAAGCCGGGCGAGGAGCGGAACGCCAACCAGCCCTGGCCGACCTTCCCGATGCTCTACAAGGTCACCTCCGCGCACGAGGAGGGCGGCGAGCGGGTCTACTCCGTCTCCACCACCCACTTCGAGGGCGACGAGGACGGAAACGTGGCCGCCCTCCACCTGGTCGAGGTCGAGTTCAAGGACGGTAAGCTGGAGCAGAAGCCCGGCACGGAGCGGCGCATCCCCGCGCAGCTCGTCACCCTTGCCATGGGCTTCACCGGAACCGACCAGTCCAACGGTCTGGTCCAGCAGTTCGGCCTGGAGCTCGACCAGCGAGGCAACGTCGCCCGCGACGAGAGCTACGCGACCAACGTCGACGGCGTCTACGTCGCCGGTGACGCGGGACGCGGCCAGTCGCTGATCGTCTGGGCGATCGCCGAGGGCCGCTCCGCCGCCCGCGGAGTCGACCGCTTCCTGACCGGGACCAGCGCCCTGCCGGCCCCGATCCGCCCGACGGACCGCTCCCTGCTGGTCTGA
- a CDS encoding VWA domain-containing protein, whose translation MRGADTAVAERGPAISLTKVQETAPALVSLYKSAGVSLEKHGLGGHRAAVYLVLDYSGSMKPYYRDGSVQALADRVLGLSSHLDDDGTVPVVFFSTDVDAVTDIALDNHHGRIDEIAESLGHMGKTSYHLAMDAVIDHYLDSGSTEPALVVFQTDGGPINKLAAERYLCKAAKLPVFWQFVGFGNTRSNQFDFLRKLDELAVPAKRPVDNAGYFHAGPDPRKVPDRELYDRLVAEFPLWLAAAREQGIVR comes from the coding sequence ATGCGCGGAGCGGACACGGCCGTGGCCGAAAGAGGCCCGGCGATCAGCCTGACCAAGGTCCAGGAGACGGCTCCGGCCCTCGTCAGCCTCTACAAGAGCGCCGGGGTCTCGCTGGAGAAGCACGGCCTGGGCGGTCACCGCGCGGCCGTCTATCTCGTCCTCGACTACTCCGGCTCGATGAAGCCCTACTACCGTGACGGCAGCGTCCAGGCACTGGCCGACCGGGTCCTGGGCCTGTCGTCCCACCTCGACGACGACGGCACGGTCCCCGTCGTCTTCTTCTCCACCGACGTCGACGCGGTCACCGACATCGCCCTCGACAACCACCACGGCCGGATCGACGAGATCGCCGAAAGCCTCGGCCACATGGGGAAGACGAGCTACCACCTGGCGATGGACGCCGTCATCGACCACTACCTCGACAGCGGCTCCACCGAGCCCGCCCTGGTCGTCTTCCAGACGGACGGCGGACCGATCAACAAGCTCGCCGCCGAGCGCTATCTCTGCAAGGCCGCCAAGCTGCCCGTGTTCTGGCAGTTCGTCGGTTTCGGCAACACCCGCAGCAACCAGTTCGACTTCCTGCGCAAGCTCGACGAACTCGCCGTCCCCGCCAAGCGGCCCGTCGACAACGCCGGTTACTTCCACGCGGGCCCCGACCCCCGGAAGGTCCCGGACCGCGAGCTGTACGACCGGCTCGTCGCCGAGTTCCCGCTCTGGCTGGCCGCCGCCCGTGAGCAGGGGATCGTCCGGTGA
- a CDS encoding TetR/AcrR family transcriptional regulator, whose product MPTKKKPQVTPTPERRRELLATAAEVFAAQGYNATTVRRIADEAGMLAGSLYYHFDSKESMIDEILSTFLDELWQGYDQVLAAGLGPRETIEALVTESFREIDRHRPAVAIYQKESRHLATQPRFAYLADSQTRFEKAWLGTLERGVAEGVFRGDLDVRLTYRFVRDTVWVAASWYRPGGHHSPEEIARQYLSMVLDGIAPRT is encoded by the coding sequence GTGCCTACCAAGAAGAAGCCCCAGGTGACCCCCACGCCGGAGCGACGCCGGGAACTGCTCGCCACCGCCGCCGAGGTCTTCGCCGCCCAGGGATACAACGCCACCACCGTGCGCCGCATCGCCGACGAGGCCGGGATGCTCGCGGGCAGCCTCTACTACCACTTCGATTCCAAGGAATCGATGATCGACGAGATCCTCTCCACCTTCCTCGACGAGCTCTGGCAGGGCTACGACCAGGTCCTGGCGGCCGGCCTCGGCCCCCGCGAGACCATCGAGGCGCTGGTCACCGAGTCCTTCCGGGAGATCGACCGGCACCGCCCCGCCGTGGCGATCTACCAGAAGGAGTCCAGGCACCTCGCCACCCAGCCCCGCTTCGCCTACCTCGCCGACTCGCAGACCAGGTTCGAGAAGGCGTGGCTCGGCACCCTGGAGCGCGGTGTGGCCGAGGGGGTCTTCCGGGGCGACCTCGACGTCCGCCTCACCTACCGCTTCGTCCGCGACACCGTCTGGGTCGCCGCCTCCTGGTACCGGCCCGGCGGACACCACAGCCCCGAGGAGATCGCCCGCCAGTACCTCTCGATGGTGCTGGACGGGATCGCCCCGCGTACCTAG
- a CDS encoding SDR family oxidoreductase encodes MSAPPYLPGHGLLAGRTAVVTAAAGAGIGGATARRFLEEGARVVVSDAHARRLKESVRALADTFGPDRVTALACDVTDEDQVAALFAHTERTHGGLDIVVNNAGLGGTAELTEMTDGQWTKILDVTLNGTFRCTRAALRSLKAAGRGGVVVNNASVVGWRAQRGQAHYAAAKAGVMALTRCAAVEAADYGVRVNAVAPSLALHPHLAKVTSAELLAELTEKEAFGRYAEPWEVANVIVFLASGYSSYMTGEVVPVSSQRA; translated from the coding sequence ATGAGCGCACCGCCGTACCTGCCGGGACACGGACTGCTGGCCGGCCGCACCGCCGTCGTCACCGCCGCCGCCGGGGCCGGGATCGGCGGCGCCACCGCCCGCCGCTTCCTGGAGGAGGGCGCCCGCGTCGTCGTCAGCGACGCCCACGCCCGGCGGCTGAAGGAGAGCGTCCGTGCCCTCGCCGACACCTTCGGCCCCGACCGCGTCACCGCCCTGGCCTGCGACGTCACCGACGAGGACCAGGTGGCCGCCCTCTTCGCACACACCGAGCGCACCCACGGCGGCCTCGACATCGTCGTCAACAACGCCGGACTCGGCGGCACCGCCGAACTCACCGAGATGACCGACGGCCAGTGGACGAAGATCCTCGACGTCACCCTGAACGGCACCTTCCGCTGCACCCGCGCCGCCCTCCGCTCCCTCAAGGCCGCCGGGCGGGGCGGGGTCGTCGTCAACAACGCCTCCGTGGTCGGCTGGCGGGCCCAGCGCGGCCAGGCCCACTACGCCGCCGCCAAGGCCGGAGTCATGGCCCTGACCCGCTGTGCCGCCGTCGAGGCCGCCGACTACGGCGTACGCGTCAACGCCGTCGCCCCCAGCCTCGCCCTGCACCCCCACCTCGCCAAGGTCACCTCCGCCGAACTCCTCGCCGAACTCACCGAGAAGGAGGCCTTCGGCCGGTACGCCGAACCCTGGGAGGTCGCCAACGTCATCGTCTTCCTCGCCAGCGGCTACTCCTCGTACATGACCGGCGAGGTCGTCCCCGTCAGCAGCCAGCGTGCGTGA
- a CDS encoding rhomboid family intramembrane serine protease yields the protein MEAAATTCYRHPSTEAYVRCTRCDRRICPDCMREASVGHQCVECVKEGQRSVRQPRTVFGGAVSRAAAPVVTYVLIALNVLAYLGEVVRPEIVDRFAVLGAALTGPDGEQYYYRGDTFPGYELTGVADGEWYRLVTGAFLHLPPDASFGVMHLLFNMFALWNIGRAVEGQLGRARYLGLYLLSAVGGSVLVYLLAPDTSTVGASGAVFGLAAAYWVIHRRLGHDMAAVNRFMAGFLIWMVLSALFTSWQGHLGGLLTGALVTYGLAYAPAKLRTGPLQLAGGLVLLGLFAVAVAVRTSALTGG from the coding sequence ATGGAGGCCGCCGCCACCACGTGCTACCGCCATCCGTCCACCGAGGCGTATGTCCGCTGCACCCGTTGCGACCGCCGCATCTGCCCGGACTGCATGCGGGAGGCCTCCGTCGGCCATCAGTGCGTGGAGTGCGTGAAGGAGGGGCAGCGGTCGGTGCGGCAGCCCCGTACCGTCTTCGGCGGTGCGGTGTCCCGGGCGGCGGCACCGGTCGTGACCTACGTCCTGATCGCGCTCAACGTGCTCGCCTACCTCGGCGAAGTGGTCCGGCCGGAGATCGTGGACCGGTTCGCGGTGCTGGGGGCGGCCCTCACCGGGCCGGACGGCGAGCAGTACTACTACCGGGGCGACACCTTCCCGGGGTACGAGCTGACGGGCGTCGCGGACGGCGAGTGGTACCGGCTGGTGACCGGGGCGTTCCTGCACCTGCCGCCGGACGCGTCGTTCGGGGTGATGCACCTGCTGTTCAACATGTTCGCGCTGTGGAACATCGGCCGGGCGGTGGAGGGGCAGCTCGGCCGGGCCCGCTATCTGGGGCTGTACCTGCTGTCGGCGGTGGGCGGCTCGGTACTGGTCTACCTGCTGGCCCCGGACACCTCCACCGTCGGCGCCTCCGGTGCGGTCTTCGGCCTGGCCGCCGCGTACTGGGTCATCCACCGGCGGCTCGGCCATGACATGGCGGCCGTCAACCGGTTCATGGCCGGGTTCCTGATCTGGATGGTGCTCTCGGCGCTGTTCACCTCGTGGCAGGGGCACCTGGGCGGGCTGCTGACCGGGGCGCTGGTGACGTACGGGCTGGCCTACGCGCCGGCGAAGCTGCGGACCGGGCCCCTCCAGCTCGCGGGCGGGCTGGTGCTGCTGGGGCTGTTCGCGGTGGCGGTCGCGGTGAGGACCTCGGCGCTGACGGGCGGCTGA
- a CDS encoding acyl-CoA dehydrogenase family protein has protein sequence MRFLLTDEQREFGRSLDALLTAADTPAVLRAWAAGDHGPGRDLWGRLGDAGVFALAVPGAYGGVGPLPVETAVACVELGRHAVPGPVAETLAAGALLAGAGGTAADEWLPGIASGTAVVSLTLEGYGPYAPDADAADAVFTVTGDALRLAPGPGEPSASADPARRLFRPEPGGAPVAKGPAVRAAARAAGDRAAFATAALALGCGEELLRATVAYVKQRTQFGVPVGSFQAVKHRLADTLLGLEFARPLLYGAAVELASESSRPGAGAGSAKGSPGAGAAVAAAKVAAGEAGYAAARTALQLHGAIGYTEELDLAWWLRRARPLRDAWGTPSACRARVLAG, from the coding sequence ATGCGTTTCCTGCTCACCGACGAGCAGCGGGAGTTCGGGCGCTCCCTGGACGCGCTGCTGACGGCGGCGGACACCCCGGCGGTGCTGCGGGCGTGGGCGGCCGGGGACCACGGTCCGGGGCGGGACCTGTGGGGGCGGCTCGGGGACGCGGGGGTGTTCGCGCTGGCGGTCCCGGGGGCGTACGGGGGTGTCGGGCCGCTGCCCGTGGAGACGGCCGTCGCCTGCGTCGAGCTGGGGCGGCACGCGGTGCCGGGACCGGTGGCGGAGACCCTGGCGGCCGGGGCGCTGCTGGCCGGGGCGGGCGGGACGGCGGCCGATGAGTGGCTGCCGGGGATCGCCTCGGGTACGGCGGTGGTGTCGCTGACCCTGGAGGGGTACGGGCCGTACGCCCCGGACGCGGACGCGGCGGACGCGGTGTTCACGGTGACCGGCGACGCCCTGCGGCTCGCCCCAGGCCCCGGGGAACCGTCGGCGTCGGCGGACCCGGCGCGCCGGCTGTTCCGGCCCGAGCCGGGCGGCGCCCCGGTCGCCAAGGGCCCGGCGGTACGGGCGGCGGCACGGGCGGCGGGCGACCGGGCCGCCTTCGCCACGGCGGCCCTGGCGCTGGGCTGCGGGGAGGAGCTGCTGCGGGCGACCGTGGCGTACGTGAAGCAGCGCACCCAGTTCGGCGTGCCCGTCGGCTCCTTCCAAGCGGTCAAGCACCGCCTCGCGGACACCCTGCTCGGCCTGGAGTTCGCCCGCCCGCTGCTGTACGGGGCGGCGGTTGAGCTGGCCTCGGAGTCCTCCCGGCCCGGGGCCGGGGCGGGATCGGCCAAGGGGTCGCCCGGGGCCGGGGCCGCGGTCGCGGCGGCGAAGGTGGCGGCGGGCGAGGCCGGGTACGCGGCGGCCCGTACCGCGCTGCAACTGCACGGCGCGATCGGCTACACCGAGGAGCTGGACCTGGCCTGGTGGCTGCGCCGGGCCCGGCCGCTGCGGGACGCCTGGGGGACGCCGTCCGCGTGCCGGGCCCGGGTGCTGGCGGGGTGA
- a CDS encoding pyridoxamine 5'-phosphate oxidase family protein, which translates to MASMTPSSPVSWDGFATAEPDFADTVQRRFRLYKHHVLATLRKDGSPRVTGLEADFRFGEMLLGMMPDSLKALDLRRDPRFALHANPGPDAEMNDGDVRVSGRAVEITDPEVIARFIEEATPPEPFHLFRAELTEVVRTGLDGDFLVIQSWRPGQPLRTARRK; encoded by the coding sequence ATGGCGTCCATGACGCCTTCCTCACCCGTCTCCTGGGACGGTTTCGCCACCGCCGAACCCGACTTCGCCGACACCGTCCAACGCCGCTTCCGCCTCTACAAGCACCACGTCCTCGCCACCCTGCGGAAGGACGGCTCGCCCCGGGTCACCGGCCTGGAGGCCGACTTCCGCTTCGGCGAGATGCTGCTCGGCATGATGCCGGACTCGCTCAAGGCCCTGGACCTGCGCCGCGACCCGCGCTTCGCGCTCCACGCCAACCCGGGCCCCGACGCCGAGATGAACGACGGCGACGTCCGGGTCAGCGGCCGGGCCGTGGAGATCACCGACCCCGAGGTGATCGCCCGCTTCATCGAGGAGGCCACTCCGCCCGAGCCCTTCCACCTCTTCCGGGCCGAGCTGACCGAGGTGGTCCGGACCGGTCTCGACGGCGACTTCCTGGTCATCCAGTCCTGGCGGCCGGGGCAACCGCTGCGCACCGCGCGCCGGAAGTGA
- a CDS encoding acyl-CoA dehydrogenase family protein: MDLAQTARTEALRTEARAWLREHVPARPLPSLETGEGFAAHREWEALLHSGRWSAVAWPEEYGGRGADLFGWLAFEEEYWAAGAPGRVSQNGVSLLAPTLLAHGTAGQRARVLGPMASGEVVWAQAWSEPEAGSDLAALRSRAVRTEGGWLLTGQKTWSSRAAFADRAFGIFRTDPGAAKPHQGLTYLMFGLRDPGVTVRPIGRLDGKPAFAEIFLDEVFVPDEDVIGEPGQGWRIAMAATGDERGLTLRSPGRFLAAAGRLTELWRRAGDPGDTALRDRVADAVIGARAYQLFTAASASRFAAGAALGPESSLNKVFWSRYDIALHETALDLLGPDAERADTPWAEGYVFALAGPIYAGTNEIQRDIIAERLLGLPKGRR, encoded by the coding sequence ATGGATCTGGCGCAGACAGCCCGGACCGAGGCGCTGCGGACCGAGGCCAGGGCCTGGCTGCGGGAGCACGTACCGGCCCGGCCGCTGCCCTCCCTGGAGACCGGGGAGGGGTTCGCCGCGCACCGGGAGTGGGAGGCTCTGCTGCATTCCGGCCGCTGGTCGGCGGTCGCCTGGCCCGAGGAGTACGGGGGCCGGGGCGCGGATCTCTTCGGCTGGCTGGCGTTCGAGGAGGAGTACTGGGCGGCGGGCGCGCCGGGCCGGGTCTCGCAGAACGGGGTCAGCCTCCTCGCGCCGACCCTTCTGGCCCACGGCACGGCCGGGCAGCGGGCCCGGGTGCTGGGGCCGATGGCGAGCGGCGAGGTGGTCTGGGCACAGGCATGGTCGGAGCCGGAGGCCGGGTCGGACCTGGCGGCGCTGCGGTCGCGCGCGGTGCGGACGGAGGGCGGCTGGCTGCTGACGGGGCAGAAGACGTGGTCCTCACGGGCGGCGTTCGCGGACCGGGCGTTCGGGATCTTCCGTACGGACCCGGGGGCCGCGAAGCCGCACCAGGGGCTGACGTATCTGATGTTCGGGCTGCGGGACCCCGGGGTGACGGTCCGTCCGATCGGTCGGCTGGACGGGAAACCGGCCTTCGCCGAGATCTTCCTCGACGAGGTCTTCGTGCCGGACGAGGACGTCATCGGGGAGCCGGGGCAGGGCTGGCGCATCGCGATGGCGGCGACCGGCGACGAGCGGGGGCTCACCCTCCGCTCCCCCGGCCGCTTCCTGGCCGCGGCCGGCCGGCTGACGGAACTGTGGCGCCGGGCGGGCGACCCGGGGGACACGGCCCTGCGCGACCGGGTGGCGGACGCGGTGATCGGGGCGCGGGCCTATCAGCTGTTCACGGCCGCCTCCGCGTCGCGGTTCGCGGCGGGCGCGGCGCTCGGTCCGGAGTCCAGCCTGAACAAGGTGTTCTGGTCGCGTTACGACATCGCGCTGCACGAGACGGCACTCGACCTGCTGGGCCCGGACGCGGAGCGGGCAGACACCCCGTGGGCGGAGGGATACGTCTTCGCCCTCGCCGGGCCCATCTACGCCGGGACGAACGAGATCCAGCGCGACATCATCGCCGAGCGGCTGCTCGGCCTGCCGAAGGGACGGCGCTGA